In a single window of the Bacillus clarus genome:
- a CDS encoding MFS transporter, producing the protein MRHTKLNFILYVICISALLGSFAQNIYTPILPMIQNSFHTSLYLVNLTVSLFTFILAIMQLVYGPLIDTKGRKSILIPSLIISTIGSIGCAFSADIYVFLFFRAVQAAGIAAIPVVAATIIGDLFEGKERGDAMSLYQMLLALAPAVGPLLGGYLGNINGHLSTFLFLSTIGIILLITNISLLPETKPNVIQQPKATKNYWRILRNKTGFSITLIGFIQFCIYFCFLVFLPSILTNLFHLNASEIGLMFVPMSLSIMLGSYCYKLLQTLITTKQALLITSFFNIICVILFSFTYHISIPILIIMTSLYGLSMGLSMPTHTTLLTEEFAQERATAIGIYNFIRYLGMGTGPIVGGLLLFSQNYFWIFFIGAIMFLLIVLCTMKMIGFYHVSKEEVRNAK; encoded by the coding sequence ATGAGACATACCAAACTAAACTTCATTTTATATGTTATTTGCATTAGCGCCTTACTCGGTTCTTTCGCTCAAAATATTTACACACCTATTTTACCGATGATTCAAAATTCCTTTCATACCTCTCTTTATCTTGTAAATTTAACAGTTTCCCTTTTCACATTCATTCTTGCAATTATGCAGCTTGTTTACGGACCATTAATTGATACAAAAGGAAGAAAATCTATTTTGATTCCTAGTTTAATTATTAGTACGATTGGCTCAATCGGCTGCGCTTTTTCGGCAGACATTTATGTATTCCTATTTTTTAGAGCTGTTCAAGCTGCAGGAATAGCAGCTATACCTGTAGTTGCCGCAACTATAATCGGCGATTTATTCGAAGGAAAAGAACGGGGAGATGCAATGAGTCTTTATCAAATGTTACTTGCTCTCGCCCCTGCGGTAGGTCCTCTCCTAGGTGGTTATCTCGGCAATATAAACGGTCACTTATCTACCTTTCTCTTTTTATCTACAATTGGCATCATCTTATTAATCACAAATATTTCACTACTTCCAGAAACAAAACCAAATGTCATTCAGCAGCCTAAAGCAACAAAGAATTACTGGCGTATTCTAAGAAATAAAACTGGATTTTCTATTACACTCATTGGCTTTATACAATTTTGTATTTATTTCTGTTTCCTCGTTTTTTTACCTAGCATATTAACAAATTTATTTCACCTAAATGCAAGTGAAATCGGTCTTATGTTTGTACCGATGTCCCTCTCTATTATGCTAGGAAGTTATTGTTACAAGCTTTTGCAAACATTAATCACGACAAAACAGGCGTTACTAATTACTAGTTTTTTCAATATCATATGCGTGATTTTATTCTCGTTCACATATCATATAAGCATCCCCATCTTAATTATTATGACATCCTTATATGGTCTTAGTATGGGATTATCTATGCCAACTCATACAACTTTATTAACTGAAGAATTCGCACAAGAAAGAGCAACAGCTATCGGAATTTACAACTTTATTCGCTATCTTGGAATGGGTACAGGACCAATTGTAGGTGGCCTTCTCTTATTTTCTCAAAATTACTTTTGGATTTTCTTCATAGGTGCAATTATGTTCCTACTTATAGTTTTATGTACAATGAAAATGATAGGCTTTTATCATGTAAGTAAAGAAGAAGTGCGGAACGCTAAATAA